The genome window GCATCGACTGCTCGGTCCGTCGGATCCAGTTCACCCCGGACCTGCTGCCGAGCGACGTCACCGGCGTGAGCATCTTCAACCAGGAGCGCGGCGACTTCGAGTTCCGCCCCGGCGCCGTGTTCGCCAACGTCGTCATCGGCGACGAGATCAACCGGGCCTCGCCCAAGACGCAGTCCGCCCTGCTCGAGGCCATGGAGGAGCAGCAGGTCACCGTCGACGGGCGCACCTACCCGCTGCCCCCGCCGTTCCTCGTCGTGGCGACGCAGAACCCGGTCGAGATGGACGGCACCTACCCGCTGCCCGAGGCGCAGCGCGACCGCTTCATGGTCCGGGTGGCGATGGGCTACCCCCGCCCGGAGGACGAGCTGCGCCTGCTCGGCACCCACGTCGGCACCGACCCCCTGCTCGCCATGTCCCCCGTCGCCGACGCCGAGGAGGTCCGGCGGGCCGTCGCGGCCGTCGCCGAGGTCCACGTCTCGGAGGCCCTGCGGCACTACGTGCTCGCCCTCACCCAGGCCACCCGCACCCACCCGGACCTCCGCCTGGGCGCCTCCCCCCGGGCGGGGCTGCAGCTGGTGCGGGCCGGGCGGGCGCTGGCGGCCCTGGTCGGGCGCGACCACGTGCTCCCCGACGACGTCGCCCACCTGGCCGTCCCGGTCCTCGCGCACCGGCTCCTGCCCAGCGCCCGCGGGCGGACCGCCCGCAAGGACCCGGCGACCGTGGTCCGCGAGATCGTCGCCGCCACCCCCGTCCCCGGCGCCCGGGGCTAGGCCGGCCGTGCGCCTGCCCGACGTGCGGGCGGCCTGGTCCGGGCTGACCTCGCGCGGGACGTCCTTCCTCACCGCCGGCGTCGTCGCGCTCGGCTGCGCCGTGGTGCTCGGGCAGGCTGACCTGGTGCGGGTCGCCGGGCTGCTCGCCCTGCTGCCGCTGGTCGTCGTCCTCGTCATGGCGTCGCAGACGCTCCACCTGGCCGTCACCCGGTCGACCGAGCCCCCGCGCGGGGCGGTCGGCGAGGA of Aquipuribacter hungaricus contains these proteins:
- a CDS encoding AAA family ATPase; translated protein: MTTVQGQAPTLAEATATAAAVRHAVQQVVVGKDEVVDLALVALLAEGHLLVEDVPGVGKTLLAKALARSIDCSVRRIQFTPDLLPSDVTGVSIFNQERGDFEFRPGAVFANVVIGDEINRASPKTQSALLEAMEEQQVTVDGRTYPLPPPFLVVATQNPVEMDGTYPLPEAQRDRFMVRVAMGYPRPEDELRLLGTHVGTDPLLAMSPVADAEEVRRAVAAVAEVHVSEALRHYVLALTQATRTHPDLRLGASPRAGLQLVRAGRALAALVGRDHVLPDDVAHLAVPVLAHRLLPSARGRTARKDPATVVREIVAATPVPGARG